The proteins below are encoded in one region of Telopea speciosissima isolate NSW1024214 ecotype Mountain lineage chromosome 10, Tspe_v1, whole genome shotgun sequence:
- the LOC122643746 gene encoding pathogenesis-related protein PR-4-like, which yields MRSAYYHLVFVVFLLSITAGAMAQSATNVRATYNYYNAAQIGYNLNAVSAYCSTWDANMPLSWRSQYEWTAFCGPSGPTGQASCGQCLSVTNTRTGAQLTVRIVDQCSNGGLDLDWSAFQKLDTDGYGYNQGHLIVNYNFVSCGNTLPLLPF from the exons atgaggagTGCATACTATCATCTTGTGTTCGTTGTATTCCTGCTGAGTATAACAGCAGGTGCGATGGCACAGAGCGCTACAAACGTGAGAGCAACGTACAATTACTACAACGCAGCTCAGATCGGATACAATTTAAACGCTGTGAGCGCTTATTGTTCTACTTGGGATGCTAACATGCCCCTCTCTTGGCGCAGCCAATATGAATGGACTGCCTTCTGCGGTCCCTCCGGCCCAACCGGCCAGGCCTCCTGCGGCCAATGCTTGAGT GTGACAAACACTAGAACTGGAGCTCAGCTAACGGTGAGGATCGTCGACCAGTGCTCTAATGGAGGATTGGATCTGGACTGGAGTGCTTTCCAGAAGCTGGACACTGATGGCTATGGCTATAACCAGGGCCACCTCATCGTCAACTACAACTTCGTCAGCTGCGGAAACACTCTTCCCCTGCTGCCATTCTAA